A window from Carassius carassius chromosome 40, fCarCar2.1, whole genome shotgun sequence encodes these proteins:
- the LOC132122572 gene encoding dexamethasone-induced Ras-related protein 1-like isoform X2 produces the protein MIKKMSPSENEFDIPAKNCYRMVILGSTKVGKTAIVSRFLNARFEEQYTPTIEDFHRKLYSIKGDVYQLDILDTSGNHPFPAMRRLSILTDLRDQVLPQKQDQRERGRAPGHLREQGRPRVLPRGPARGDRAADRRGRAVRVLRDLRQEEH, from the exons atgaTTAAGAAAATGAGTCCCTCGGAGAACGAGTTTGACATCCCGGCGAAGAACTGCTACAGGATGGTCATTCTCGGATCCACCAAAGTCGGCAAGACGGCGATAGTGTCCCGCTTCCTGAACGCGCGCTTCGAGGAGCAGTACACGCCGACCATAGAGGACTTCCACAGGAAACTCTACAGCATTAAAGGAGATGTATACCAGCTTGACATTCTGGATACTTCAGGGAACCATCCGTTCCCAGCCATGAGGAGACTATCTATTCTCACAG ATCTACGAGACCAAGTCCTGCCTCAAAAACAAGACCAAAGAGAACGTGGACGTGCCCCTGGTCATCTGCGGGAACAAGGGCGACCGCGAGTTCTACCGCGAGGTCCAGCGCGAGGAGATCGAGCAGCTGATCGCCGGGGACGAGCAGTGCGCGTACTTCGAGATCTCCGCCAAGAAGAACACTAA
- the LOC132122572 gene encoding dexamethasone-induced Ras-related protein 1-like isoform X1 yields MIKKMSPSENEFDIPAKNCYRMVILGSTKVGKTAIVSRFLNARFEEQYTPTIEDFHRKLYSIKGDVYQLDILDTSGNHPFPAMRRLSILTGDVFILVFSLDNRESFCEVQRLKQQIYETKSCLKNKTKENVDVPLVICGNKGDREFYREVQREEIEQLIAGDEQCAYFEISAKKNTNVDQMFQRLFALAKLPNEMSPDLHRKVSVQYCDILHKKSLRNKKIKDGDAYGIIAPFARRPSVHSDLMYIKEKAIGGSQAKDKERCVIS; encoded by the exons atgaTTAAGAAAATGAGTCCCTCGGAGAACGAGTTTGACATCCCGGCGAAGAACTGCTACAGGATGGTCATTCTCGGATCCACCAAAGTCGGCAAGACGGCGATAGTGTCCCGCTTCCTGAACGCGCGCTTCGAGGAGCAGTACACGCCGACCATAGAGGACTTCCACAGGAAACTCTACAGCATTAAAGGAGATGTATACCAGCTTGACATTCTGGATACTTCAGGGAACCATCCGTTCCCAGCCATGAGGAGACTATCTATTCTCACAG GTGATGTTTTCATCCTGGTGTTCAGTCTGGACAACCGCGAGTCGTTCTGTGAGGTCCAGCGACTCAAGCAGCAGATCTACGAGACCAAGTCCTGCCTCAAAAACAAGACCAAAGAGAACGTGGACGTGCCCCTGGTCATCTGCGGGAACAAGGGCGACCGCGAGTTCTACCGCGAGGTCCAGCGCGAGGAGATCGAGCAGCTGATCGCCGGGGACGAGCAGTGCGCGTACTTCGAGATCTCCGCCAAGAAGAACACTAACGTGGACCAGATGTTCCAGAGACTTTTTGCTCTCGCCAAGCTGCCTAACGAGATGAGCCCGGACCTCCACCGCAAGGTGTCCGTGCAGTACTGCGACATCCTGCACAAGAAGTCCCTGAGAAACAAGAAGATCAAGGACGGCGACGCGTACGGCATCATAGCGCCCTTTGCGCGCCGCCCGAGCGTGCACAGTGACTTGATGTACATCAAAGAGAAGGCGATAGGAGGCAGCCAGGCGAAGGACAAAGAGAGATGCGTTATCAGCTAA